The DNA segment AGCCGCCGCCGCCGGGCAAAAACTCAAAGAAAAAGGCTATCAGTTCGACATCGCCTTCACTTCCGCATTAACCCGTGCCATCAAAACCTGCAACATCGTGCTGGAAGAATCCGACCAACTGTGGGTTCCCCAAATCAAAACATGGCGTTTGAACGAACGCCACTACGGCCAACTTCAAGGCTTGGATAAAAAACAAACCGCCGAAAAATACGGCGACGACCAAGTGCACATTTGGCGCCGCAGCTACGACACCCTGCCGCCGCTGCTCGACCCCGCCGATGAGTTTTCCGCCCACAACGACCGCCGCTACGCCCACCTGCCCGACGATGTGGTGCCCGACGGCGAAAACCTGAAAGTTACCCTCCAACGCGTGCTGCCTTTCTGGCACGACCAAATCGCCCCCGCCATTTTAAGCGGCAAACGCGTATTGGTAGCCGCCCACGGCAACAGCCTGCGCGCCTTGGTGAAACACATCGAAGGCATTTCCGACGACGACATCATGGGCGTGGAAATCCCCACCGGCCAGCCTTTGGTTTATAAATTGGACGAAAATTTGAAAGTTGTGGATAAATTCTATCTGTAACCCCGCTTTCATCATCAACATGCTTCGAGGCCGTCTGAAAAATATTCAGACGGCCTCTTCACATTAAATCCATTCATACATCCATGCAAATAACTCGTTTGCGCCTTGCCCGAAAAACCTTCAAGATACGACCATCCGAATAAGCATCCGCAATTGATTTAACAACAGGAGTTGAACATGAAC comes from the Neisseria dumasiana genome and includes:
- a CDS encoding 2,3-diphosphoglycerate-dependent phosphoglycerate mutase, which codes for MELVFIRHGQSEWNAKNLFTGWRDVKLSEQGLAEAAAAGQKLKEKGYQFDIAFTSALTRAIKTCNIVLEESDQLWVPQIKTWRLNERHYGQLQGLDKKQTAEKYGDDQVHIWRRSYDTLPPLLDPADEFSAHNDRRYAHLPDDVVPDGENLKVTLQRVLPFWHDQIAPAILSGKRVLVAAHGNSLRALVKHIEGISDDDIMGVEIPTGQPLVYKLDENLKVVDKFYL